In Bremerella cremea, one DNA window encodes the following:
- a CDS encoding anthranilate synthase component II gives MILLIDNYDSFTYNLVQRLGEIDPTLDLQVYRNDQIDCATIEKLKPTHLIVSPGPCTPNEAGISVEAIKYFADKLPILGVCLGHQSMGQAFGGTIVRAERLMHGKTDEIYHDSQGLFADMPNPFIATRYHSLVIKPDTLPSDFEVAAWSVMPNGEKEIMSIRHKTLPLLGLQFHPESFLSETGTDMLRRFLEIQPVSS, from the coding sequence ATGATCCTTTTGATCGACAACTACGACTCGTTCACTTATAACCTGGTCCAGCGCTTGGGCGAGATCGATCCGACGCTTGATTTGCAAGTGTATCGCAACGATCAAATCGACTGCGCGACGATCGAAAAGCTGAAACCAACCCACCTGATCGTTTCCCCCGGACCTTGCACGCCGAACGAAGCTGGTATTTCGGTCGAAGCCATCAAGTATTTTGCCGACAAATTACCTATATTGGGTGTTTGCCTGGGGCATCAATCGATGGGACAAGCGTTCGGTGGAACGATTGTTCGAGCTGAACGCCTGATGCACGGGAAAACGGACGAGATCTACCACGACAGCCAAGGCTTGTTCGCCGACATGCCTAACCCGTTTATTGCCACGCGCTATCATAGTCTGGTGATTAAGCCCGATACCTTACCCAGTGATTTCGAGGTCGCCGCTTGGAGCGTGATGCCCAATGGCGAGAAAGAAATCATGTCGATTCGCCACAAAACACTCCCCTTGCTTGGTCTACAGTTTCACCCGGAAAGTTTCCTTAGTGAAACGGGGACCGATATGTTGCGTCGCTTCCTTGAGATTCAACCAGTGTCAAGTTAA